The sequence CCTTGTCCTTGTACTTGCCGTAGGCGTCGGAGATGAGGGGGCCCGTGCCGAAGCGGGTGAGACGGAGGTTGAGCTCCATCCAGGGGAGGTAGTTGAGATTGGTGTAGGCGGCGCTGTAGGGCGCGTAGTTGACGGCGCCGAAGCGGCCGCGGCCGTCGCCGGGCATCTCGGCGGTGGGGTACTCCCACAGACCGGTGTAGCCGGCGTTGGCCGGTGACTGGGCATACGCCGATGACGCAACAAGAAAAATGGAGACACAGACTATAAAGCCGAAGAGAAACCTGCTGCGGTTGTCCCGCCCATACGCCGTCGCCATGTTGTTCCGCTCGCCCCTCCCGCCGGACTGGTTGTCCTTTGTCACGCTACAGACCACCGTGTTTTCGCCTCTAGTCAATCAACGGGACCAGCCGCGCTGCGCTGGCCCCGTCTGCTGTTCTATTCGGTCGCGATGCGTTCCGGCGCAATGCGGAACACACCATCGCTCACGCTACTTGCGCAGGAAGAAGAGCGGCAGGCCGAGGAGCAGCGCCATGGGGGCAAAGCCGAGGGAACAGCCGCCGCCGCCACCGCCTTCATCAACTTTCGAACTCTTGGTGATGAAGATCTTGTTCGCGGTGAAGTAGTTGCCCACCTGATCAGCGGGGATGGTGATCTTGTTGTCGGCATTGATCTCAAAGGGATCAAACTTGTTGGTGTTCTTGTTCTTCAGCCATGCATAGTTCGCACCTTCGATTGCCGGAAGCTGGATGACAAGATCCTGACCCGGCGTATGCGTGATGTCGACCTCGATGGCGGCCATAACCTGGTCAACGTTGTTGACGTCGTCGGTGCCCTCAAGGGCATCGGCCGTAAACTCGTCCTGAGCATCAGTCATGGGGACGTTCACCACAGAACTAACAGTGCCGCCGGTTGTATCCGAGCTGACCGTGTCCAAATCTGCCACTTCGGTATAATCATCAAAGGCATCGTCGTCCACGTGCCCAACCTGTGCTGCAAACCCTACCGCTGCGAAACTCAGTGCGATGACCATTGTTGCCAGAAACAAGAGTGTCCTCTTCACAGTAACCACCTCCGTATGGTGTTGCCCTCATGTCGAGGGGTTGTTCTCCGGATACGTCCAGGTTCGTACAACGCCGAGTGCCTCCGTGCGCCTCATCGATCCCCTCTCCTCGACATCACCTCCACTGTTTCATTCCATAGTTTGCATACAGCAACGCGGAATGAGCTATATTACGTAGAGGGTACCACATAGTCGGCCTATCCTGCAAGCCTTTTTCTCTGTCCGGTTGATACGGCGCATTCTCTTTTGCCGGGACGGTCAGCGGCCGCCGAGGGTCGGGAAATCCCTCCCGAAGGCATCCAGCGTGGGATAGTGGGTGAGGTCCATGTGCACCGGGGTGACGGAGACGTACCCCTGCTCCACCGCCCAGACGTCGGTGCCCTCTACCAGCTCGTCCTCGGGCCGTCCGGCGAGCCAGAAGTAGGCGGTGCCCCGGGGGTCCTCGCGGCGTTCGAGCTTCTCCACGTAGATGCGCCTGCCCTTGCGGGTGGGCAGGATCCCCTGCAGCTCCTCCGGCGGGCGGTTGGGCACGTTGACGTTGAGCAGCACGCCCTGCGGCAGGGGGTGCGCTTTCGTCCAGGCCAGGAGGGTGCGCACCACCGCGGCGGCGGTGCCGTAGCGGTGTTCGCTGTCGCCGGGGCCGATGCAGAGGGAGACGGCGATGGCGGGCCTGCCGAGGATCACGCCCTCCATGGCGGCCGAGACGGTGCCGGAGTAGGTGAGGTCGTCGCCCAGGTTGGGCCCCCGGTTGATCCCGGAGACCACCATGGCGCTCTCCGGGGCCACCTCCTCCAGACCGATGACCACGCAGTCCGAGGGGGTGCCGTCGCAGGCGTAGACACCGCTCCGCCCCCCGTAGAGCCCGTCGCCGCCCTGCCAGAACCGGATGGGATGGGTGAGGGTGATGGAATGGCCGATGCTGCTGCGCTC is a genomic window of Synergistales bacterium containing:
- a CDS encoding SYNERG-CTERM sorting domain-containing protein; amino-acid sequence: MKRTLLFLATMVIALSFAAVGFAAQVGHVDDDAFDDYTEVADLDTVSSDTTGGTVSSVVNVPMTDAQDEFTADALEGTDDVNNVDQVMAAIEVDITHTPGQDLVIQLPAIEGANYAWLKNKNTNKFDPFEINADNKITIPADQVGNYFTANKIFITKSSKVDEGGGGGGCSLGFAPMALLLGLPLFFLRK
- the surE gene encoding 5'/3'-nucleotidase SurE, producing the protein MTEPRPLLLTNDDGVTAPGLVTLAAELADASYAATVVAPDRERSSIGHSITLTHPIRFWQGGDGLYGGRSGVYACDGTPSDCVVIGLEEVAPESAMVVSGINRGPNLGDDLTYSGTVSAAMEGVILGRPAIAVSLCIGPGDSEHRYGTAAAVVRTLLAWTKAHPLPQGVLLNVNVPNRPPEELQGILPTRKGRRIYVEKLERREDPRGTAYFWLAGRPEDELVEGTDVWAVEQGYVSVTPVHMDLTHYPTLDAFGRDFPTLGGR